One genomic segment of Drosophila melanogaster chromosome 3R includes these proteins:
- the CG14855 gene encoding uncharacterized protein translates to MDFEEILAKCGNSSRYQFVLLALYGYLMVVVSMHYFSQNVISFVPDHWCYHEQLENRSFAEIEKIYSQFEKPSCTRLEKIDEDGQNHTLSRERCNRWIYKYDFGYKSMNTELNWVCDEAYKARVGQSLFFVGSVCGTLAFGLLGDRIGRIRALILANWCGFLGDFSTIFAGSLTSFSISRFISGLAADANSYLMYILILEYVSPSLRNVGLNTVLGSFYCLGLIGACWLAVWVGHWRIFLACSSVPLLLVTLFYFLVQESAQWLVTRNDVDGAIRRLERVAKINRRQVADKDFKDFRIYCEQHYRKDKNQEEHAKLLDMLKTPRMRSTAFKLLLIFIIIVPCYNTIARNVEGLGISPFIMFSLNALTLPPSGYLQGLLQDRMGRKATAVGWMAITGIFAVAAGLVISQGSNRNVLLLVGLTMAARFGVSIADGASSQFSTELIPTSVRGRGVAVVHVAGFAASFLSPYILHLGTYYKPAPSIILGLLFLSGAYVCLLLPETRNKKLPMSLAEGEEFGRGEGIFDFLRHMFRREGSKSEVEMGPTIVEEDTLINKPV, encoded by the exons ATGGATTTCGAGGAGATTCTGGCCAAGTGCGGCAACAGCAGTCGTTATCAGTTTGTACTGCTGGCGCTCTATGGCTACCTAATGGTCGTCGTTTCGATGCACTATTTCTCACAAAACGTCATCAGTTTTGTGCCCGATCATTGGTGCTATCACGAGCAGCTGGAGAATCGCAGTTTCGCTGAAATCGAAAAGATATACTCTCAATTCGAGAAGCCCTCTTGCACGCGACTGGAGAAGATCGATGAGGATGGGCAGAACCACACGCTCAGTAGGGAGCGCTGCAATCGGTGGATCTATAAGTACGACTTTGGGTACAAAAGTATGAATACAGAG CTAAACTGGGTCTGCGATGAGGCATATAAAGCACGAGTGGGTCAGTCGCTTTTCTTTGTGGGTTCGGTGTGCGGAACTCTGGCTTTTGGTCTGCTTGGTGATCGAATAGGACGCATTAGGGCTTTGATTTTGGCCAACTGGTGTGGCTTCTTGGGCGATTTCTCAACCATATTCGCTGGGAGCCTAACTTCTTTTTCGATCAGCCGTTTTATATCTGGATTGGCGGCTGATGCCAACTCCTATCTCATGTACATACTGA TTCTCGAATACGTTTCACCCTCTTTGAGAAATGTGGGTCTCAATACAGTTTTGGGCAGCTTTTATTGTCTTGGCCTGATCGGAGCCTGCTGGCTAGCTGTCTGGGTGGGCCACTGGCGCATTTTCCTGGCGTGCTCCTCGGTTCCTCTGCTGCTGGTTACTCTGTTCTACTTCCTCGTCCAGGAGAGCGCCCAATGGCTGGTCACGCGAAACGATGTTGATGGAGCCATTAGGCGATTGGAGCGCGTGGCCAAGATCAATCGCCGCCAGGTGGCCGACAAAGACTTCAAGGATTTTCGCATCTACTGCGAGCAGCACTATCGCAAAGATAAGAACCAGGAGGAGCACGCAAAGTTGCTGGACATGCTGAAAACGCCGCGCATGCGCAGTACGGCATTTAAGCTGCTGCTCATATT TATAATCATCGTTCCCTGCTACAACACCATCGCTCGCAATGTTGAGGGTCTCGGCATTTCGCCTTTCATCATGTTTTCCCTAAATGCGCTGACTCTGCCACCCTCGGGTTATCTACAGGGTTTGCTCCAGGATCGGATGGGTCGCAAGGCCACCGCGGTCGGTTGGATGGCCATAACAGGAATATTTGCCGTCGCTGCTGGTCTGGTGATATCGCAAGGAAGCAATCGAAATGTACTGCTGCTGGTGGGTCTAACAATGGCGGCCAGATTTGGAGTTTCCATTGCCGATGGCGCCAGTTCCCAGTTCTCCACGGAACTAATCCCCACCAGCGTGCGGGgaaggggcgtggccgtgGTGCATGTGGCTGGATTTGCCGCCTCCTTCCTTTCTCCGTACATTCTTCACCTGGGCACCTACTACAAGCCAGCTCCGTCAATCATTTTGGGTCTTCTCTTCCTATCCGGAGCCTATGTGTGCCTGCTGCTGCCAGAGACTCGCAATAAGAAACTTCCAATGTCCTTGGCCGAAGGAGAAGAGTTCGGTCGTGGAGAAGgcatatttgattttcttcgtCATATGTTTAGGAGGGAAGGCAGTAAATCAGAGGTGGAAATGGGTCCCACGATTGTTGAGGAGGACACTCTGATTAATAAGCCGGTTTAG
- the CG14856 gene encoding uncharacterized protein: MAMDFDEILVKCGDSHRYQYMLLALYGLLMFIVSRHYFAQNVIGFVPDHWCYHEQLENRSYAEIAAIYAPFKRPSCTRLASINMDGSNATASSEPCNRWIYHYDHGFISMNADLNWVCDDAYKARVGQSLFFVGSMCGTLLFGLLGDRIGRIKAVVLANCCGFLGDSATIFAETLLTFSASRFVSGLAAEANSYLMFILVLEYVSPTMRSVGLNLTMCVFYGLGMICASWQGVWLGSWRSFMVWTALPQLLVTGFYFLIQESAQWLVTRQDFDGAELRLRRVAKFNRRDVSEADYELFRQHCKTKESEARSQMSMQKQARLIDSFKLPRLRLRLIYVTVVFSIVTLCYNTMSRNVEGLSISPFVMFSLFALTLPPSGIFQTQVQKHFGRKFTSVVSMTATGLMTATTGILLAFWTQHSATVMVCLLLMCRFGISVTTGSTMQISTELMPTCVRSSGLAVIHVTAAALSFISPFILHLDTYFRAASSIITCILLLVSAWICLLLSETRNKKLPLTLAEGEEFGKGERMFDFMRSFKKADQHDLSADTIEKLMGDKRTY; this comes from the exons ATGGCCATGGACTTTGACGAGATACTGGTCAAATGCGGCGACTCCCATCGCTACCAGTACATGCTATTGGCTCTCTACGGACTATTGATGTTCATTGTTTCCCGGCACTACTTCGCCCAAAACGTTATTGGATTTGTGCCCGATCATTGGTGCTATCACGAACAGCTGGAGAATCGTAGCTATGCCGAAATAGCTGCGATATACGCCCCATTCAAGAGGCCTTCGTGCACGCGACTGGCATCGATCAACATGGATGGGAGCAATGCCACGGCCAGCAGTGAGCCCTGCAATCGATGGATTTACCACTATGACCATGGATTCATAAGCATGAACGCTGAT CTGAATTGGGTTTGTGATGATGCGTACAAGGCTCGAGTGGGTCAGTCCCTGTTCTTTGTGGGCTCCATGTGTGGCACCCTGTTGTTTGGTCTACTTGGCGATCGAATCGGACGCATCAAGGCTgtagttttggccaattgctGTGGCTTCCTGGGCGACTCGGCTACCATTTTTGCAGAGACCCTGTTGACTTTCTCGGCCAGCCGATTTGTATCTGGACTGGCTGCAGAGGCAAACTCCTACCTCATGTTTATTTTGG TCTTGGAGTACGTGTCTCCGACGATGCGAAGTGTGGGCTTGAACTTGACAATGTGTGTTTTTTACGGCCTGGGAATGATATGTGCATCTTGGCAGGGCGTCTGGTTGGGTAGTTGGCGTTCCTTCATGGTCTGGACCGCCCTGCCCCAGCTGTTGGTCACCGGGTTCTACTTTCTGATTCAGGAGAGCGCACAGTGGCTGGTCACGCGCCAAGACTTCGATGGAGCTGAGTTGAGGCTACGCCGTGTGGCCAAGTTCAATCGGCGCGATGTCAGCGAGGCGGACTATGAGCTATTCCGTCAGCATTGCAAGACGAAGGAGTCGGAGGCCAGAAGCCAGATGTCCATGCAGAAGCAGGCACGTCTCATTGACTCATTCAAGCTGCCACGCCTGCGTCTCCGCCTGATCTATGTAACGGTTGTCTT CTCGATAGTGACGCTTTGTTACAACACAATGTCTCGCAATGTGGAAGGTCTGAGCATATCACCGTTCGTCATGTTCAGCCTTTTCGCCCTGACCTTGCCACCATCAGGCATCTTCCAGACCCAGGTCCAGAAGCACTTCGGCCGCAAGTTCACCTCGGTGGTCAGCATGACAGCAACTGGATTGATGACTGCGACCACAGGCATTCTCTTGGCTTTCTGGACGCAGCATAGCGCCACGGTGATGGTGTGCCTTCTGCTGATGTGCCGGTTCGGGATCTCCGTGACTACGGGATCCACCATGCAGATATCGACTGAGCTAATGCCCACCTGTGTGAGATCCAGTGGTTTGGCGGTAATTCATGTCACCGCAGCAGCATTGTCCTTCATTTCGCCATTTATACTCCATTTGGACACATATTTCCGGGCAGCATCCTCGATCATTACCTGCATTCTACTCCTAGTTAGCGCCTGGATTTGCCTGCTCCTGTCGGAGACGAGAAACAAAAAGCTGCCTTTAACATTAGCGGAGGGCGAGGAGTTTGGCAAGGGCGAGCGGATGTTCGACTTTATGAGAAGCTTTAAAAAGGCAGATCAACACGATCTCAGTGCTGACACCATAGAAAAACTAATGGGGGATAAGCGTACTTACTAA